One Magnolia sinica isolate HGM2019 chromosome 2, MsV1, whole genome shotgun sequence genomic window, AGGAGCCGGTTCTAAAATCAGACTGTCGGCAAGGTTTTCTAAGAATACAGGCCAGCCCACCGTCGGCAAACGTTTCGAAAAATGCAggccaatcttcttctttttttcactcTCTCTCAATTATTTGCATCAAGGGTCAATTGTTGCCTAATTTTGTGGACCGGCTTGAACTTTACTATATGTCATCTGCAAGGCAGGGCCAACCTCATGTATGGCtttgatggacgcggattgcatcctaccccgccCAGACGtacgtccgggcagggctctgtgggacccaccatgatgtaagtattttatccacacagttaatcttttttatatgattattttaaggcatgagccaaaaatcgaGGTAGTtgtagggcttaagtggaccacaaagagaggattgaacgtccaccattaaaaacttcttgggagctggagaagtatccgatcaagctgaaatttgtgttttcacttcatccaagtctgcatgaccttattaataggttgggtggtaaaaaaaaccatcacggtggcccttagaaaggtttcaaccatggGTCTCATTATCACTGGAGCTTCCTTTAATGTGTTCCACTTAAGCCCAGAAACTACCTCGATTtttggctcatatcttaaaataatcatataaaaatgaTTAACTGTGtgtataaaatacttacatcacggtgggcgggggtaggacgcaatccgcgtccggcttTGATGTCCAAGACACGTGCTAAATTAGGACGTGTGTGGCATATGTATAAGTGCGTGTACACTCATGTATAAAAGAAAGCGTCTAAGTTTGGAAGTCGTAGCCCTCTGCTGCCAAGGAAAGCCAGCTACTGGACCacacaatatatgattttgataaTGTGGGTACCCAGGCACAGCTACCGCTTCGTTCCCACTGTCTGATGGGACACGTGCAAtccatctgaaccattcattaggtggggcacAGTATACACATGCATTTTGCCAAAAATTAGGGTAGTCGCTCAGAAAGTGAGCCACATGTTGTCTTATGAATTAATACTGTTAAGACCAGGGGTATCAATGGGCCCGGCTCGGGCCTCAcaacagaattttgaatagggagGCCAATAGCCCGGTCCGAAACAGTTCAAATTGGGGCCGAGCCCGGCCCGTTAACAgccctaattattattattattatttttcctaacCACCTGCTTTTCTAAGACAAGTGTGATCCGCTTGATCAATGTACGGTGTACGAAGATTATTTATTGGTCATCACCTTTTTCATACTGTGCACTTCCTATGAATGGTCCAGATGGTCCTTCTATCAGAACCCATTCGGTAAAAGGTGGGAAAGGCCATCGCTTTAAACAGGTGGCAATGGCCCTACCTTGGGCCCGCCCTAAGTCGGAAAAGACCTGGCCTGGCCACAGAGAATAGTAAGGAGACCAAAAAGGTATGTCCCATGGAACAGGCAGGCTTCATCCATGTGGTTGCTATCCTTGTTTAAGAGTCATTTGTTTGTTCGGCCCATTTTCTTGGACTTTGATTCCTTGCGAAAGCCTTTTTGCAGAGAGTTTTTGtgctggaaacctaagtggggtACACCtagatgtttgtaagaaatttacccatccatcaattttttaagctcattttaggacttgatatcCGTCCTACCAAAAGTGAGCATGATCAAAGACTCAAGTGAGCCTCattaaagaaaaaggtgggtagggaaattcctaccattgaaacctctctagggttggcaatgatgtttaaatgtcatccATACCGATCATAACGTCATTGCTACAGGGATGAGCTGAGAAAACAAATattacctgattcaaaacttctttggccctacaaatattttaattgtggatgttcaatccccaccttctAGGctcacctgagtattggatccggctcgtTTTCAGTCCTATGTTctaaaataagctttaaaaaatGGGTGggttgggtggatttctcacaaacatcataatggcccCACTTAGATTGTGCAAGAACTTGCGAAAGGTTTTCACAGGAAATTCGGCTCCCATTTTCTTAGTAGTGTAAAagaaatttattattataataattttaTTAATGTTAAACCAAACATAAAAATCAtctataatataaaataatagtaTTATTGTATATAAGTGATAATTTGACATTGAAGTAATCTAAATATgtcatgattattattatttaataatgataagctAGATATGAAAGTACACCCTGATTCATATCTCAAGttgtagattgagtgaaagatacctcgtttcaacattgaggtctcggtatcgatccctagtgggggtggctaacagtgaagtgtgaactaacagcgggttgtactaacaagctaacagaaaggaaaagaaaatgaagaagaagaagaaaaaataaaactagataTGAAAGTCAATGTTAAATGCAAATGTGTTGATTGATGTcgtaaatctgtaaatcaacaTATTTGTCAATAACAGTTGGATGTTATCAAGCAGACTTCAATACCATCGAAGTCCTGGTAGATGCCAtcgtaaaaatttgaaatttcatatGTTGATTGGTAAACACTTTGGGTGTCATGTTTAATGGCATCAAAGTGAtgtaaaaatttagaaatttcatgAATTTATCGTTGGAAcattttgatgtttagtttaatgtaattgaaggctgttcgatgacatcatatgatgtttAATGCCATCTAATTATCACGCAAAATTACACAGAGTTGGATATCCTCataatttgttttctattttgattgtgattttCATAAAGGCTATATAGATGGGTGTAATTGGATAAGGAGTAATCTCATagctttctaatttgttcttGGGATAGCTTTGTgacgtagtttttttttttttcaaaatgatttttttgtGCTAAATTTGATATGTTTGTGATTGGACTTAGTTGTTGTGTTTGAAATACTTTACGTGATTCAATTTTGTGTGCTTCCATGGTCCCTAACAAAAATATTATGATAAATTAGATAAAATAATTTGTCATTATCATATATTTCCTTTACaagaaaataatgatgattgaatgtccatcgttaaaagcttcttagtgtccactataacatttatttgccacctagttcattgattaggtcacacatatCTAAACagggagaaaacaaaaatatcaacatcattgaaaacattcgtggccctcaaaaagtttttaatggtgtctgTTCACAtaccattgtttcctttagtgtgtcCATATGTGGTTTGGATCCGCCTTATTTTTTAGCTTTGTGTTCTAAATTGAGGTCGCAAAATGAATAGAAgttatagatgaaacacatgcatcatggtggggcccacaaagcatggTCCAGTAGCTACTAGCTGGTAATAGTGTTAGTAAGCAATCTGCCTCCCCTGATCCATAGCATATGCGGACCGTACTGGATGATAAGAGCCCTTCACATGGTGCCCCATCATATGTGGGAAAAGATCCTTCAAAAtaaaaaagggagaagaaaagaaaagaaaagaaagaaaagactcAGACCAACTGATTCACGAAAATAAAGCTGAGTTGAGCACAGACCACTCACGCTCAAGACAAGATGGGCAGAGCAAAAACTGAAAACGAAGGTTGGCTTGAATACGTCCGAcgggactttagcctttgaagccTGGGTCttcttctaatgatccaaaccgttttaTATGATTAGTATTGGTTTGCATGGTGGATATACAACTAACAAAATCTCCCGCTTGAATTATTTCAATTTTAAATCACTTCGCAGGGTGGATACACGGCAAATAAAAGCTCTCATTTGGATTATTTCAATTTTCAACCTTATGCTAATCCGGATCTTTTGGACATGGACGGTCACGGACTCACGATGGGCTTGGTATTATAATAAAAACGTTGAAATATTATATCTGAGAAATTTTTGGGCATTCCCCGTCGAAGGGGCCAGCCTCCAACCGTTCATTTATTAGGTGGGCCTCCGTCATTGGAAAATTCGAATCCGTGCCGGCATTGAGGAAAAAGCAGGTTGTCTTCCTCGAAGTCAACAGTCAAACTCCGCCTTTCCTcctaccaatatatatatatatatatatatatatatatatatatatatatatatatatgtgtgaagGAAAAGCAAGCGTTCCGGCAAAAAATGCCTCTGTGTGCCTCCCCCTCCTCACCACCATCATCTCCACCACACATTCAAACGGGCGGCTTCGATCGAATCCCAGACCACATCGTCCTTATCATCTTCAACCGCATTTCAGACCTCAAATCCCTCGCCCGCTGCCGCGCCGTCGCCAAGCGATTCAATTCCCTTGTCCCGCAAGCCGAAACCCTCGTGCTCAGGGTCGATTCCGTAATTTCGTCCGAATCCAAGGGCTCTTTCCTCAGCCACCTCCTCCGCTCCATCCTCCATTCCCTCCACCACATCGTATCACCGAAACCCCCATCATCCCGACCCCGATACCGAAACTCCCCTTCCGAAATCCTCCACCACTTCGAGAATGTCCGAAACCTAGAGATCGAGCTTCCAGCAGGCGATCTAAGGCTAGAGAAAGGAACGGTCCTTAAATGGAAGGCAAAATTCGGCAGATCTCTCAAGTGCTGCGTGATATTAGGTATTAGAGAGATTGCAGAGGCTTCCGAAACGGATGATGGCGGAGAAGCAGATGAGATCGATTTCTATGGAGAGAGAGGCGGGCTTAAGCTGAGGGTGGTTTGGACGATTAGCGCGCTAATCGCCGCATCGGCGCGTCATTACCTGCTTAATGACGTGATTAGGGAGCATGAGGAGATGGAGGGATTGGTTTTGAGGGATAGAGATGGGGAGGGAGTGGTGGTGATGGATAAGGAAGGGTTGAGGGAGTTCAGGGAGGTGGAGGATAAGGAGTCGCAGGTTAGAGTTGGAGAGGTGAAGAGCAGGACGATGGTGCCAGCcgtgaggatgaggatgagacACGTGGCGGGCATTGATTTGCCCGGAGGGGTGAGGATGAGAGGGGCGACGCTGGTGGTGGTTTGGGCGGAGGGGGAGAGGGAAGAGGAGATGGAGGGGTTTGTGGCGGGGGCATTTGGAGGGGTTTTTGGGGATCTGGTGCAGGCGCTGGTTAAGAGGCGGAGTTACGTTCTGGAGATGAATTCGTTTTAGCACCCGGCGCACGTTAGCAGCTCCCTCGCCGTGTTCATCTGCCTGACGGCGAGCGACACGACTGTGGCGCATGTTAGATTTTCCTCAGGTGTTTCGGACGACTCGTTCCCAGCTTGGTAGGTGTAGACTCTTGGGTGGGCTGGTGCTTGTAGAATTAGAACTTGGGCCTTTTAGAAACGCTGTTCGCTCGCTCGATTGAATTCGCCTCACGGGTGAAATTAGGCACATGTGTGGGAAATTGGGGACGATCGTCAGGCGGTCCCCATTGACAAATTAGATGAACGGTTGAGAAACGGTCCATATTTGTGTGCGAGTGTAGCCTCGCCTAATGATAAAATTGGACTGGCTTTGAGACTTGCGATATATGGGAATCATCTCATGAGTGATGAGTGGCTCTGATCAAGCATGCTTGTTCGTTGTTTACACGTGTGAGGAGAGTACACCTTTGAAGCACATTCTAAGTACACTTGGACACTTATCCATGTTACGCGCTTGGGCCGCTCCGTCTCCTTGTGCGTTCGGTGTATGAAACGttcattttccttttgttttttgtttttattattactattgtttTGAAAGTACGGTAATGGTGTAAATTTATTATTGTTCATAATGTAAAGTAATTGAGCCATTGTTTTAGATTAATTATATGATATCCTGACCACTAATCTCGTTTCCAttgtggatggttcagatctcaaACACATGTACCACTTTGAGATGCAAATGGTGTTCTCTTACATGTGTGGATTAGGATGTCTCATTTCTTCTGCTAGAATAGCCAATATGCGTTGGATACCTTCAATTTTACTATTAAAACTAGCTTGACCCAACTAGAATCCTACCCAACCCGGCTTTAGTCAGGTCCATCACATGGACTAGGCCTGAACCTGATTAGGCCCAAATTTTAACCCAGTTAGCCTGCATATGGGTGCTACAGGACCTGACCCAAACCCAACGCTGCTGACAACCCTAGACCACATAGGTCCCTACTGGAGGCCCAAGGTTGACCTGTATTGGGCCGGGACCTGAGATCTGACGAGCTGGCCATGCCCATTGCCATTGCTTGCTGTTAATGAACCAGTTTTTAGATTTTAGGATCGGAAGAATTATATCGTACATGTATGCTTAATCCTTGAGTTTAGACCAGTGGGCCCATGGCTCAATGATGTAGcttgttgatctgatggccctTGCTGTGGATGATAGATACCTTGAATCTCCTACATTGAGCAAGTTTAACCCTCTTACACTAGCCTGTGAGTAGACCGTTAAGAAGTGGATAGCACTGCAACTCGCAGGTTAGGtagggttgagggtcaacccaagcccaacccgacCTCAAGAGAGAACCAAACCCACAACCTAGCCTGCCCTGAATTCTAAACCTGAGGTGCCCAACCAGAAGTCCTCTACcgtcaacccaatctgacatgacCCAACCTAACCTGGCCTAAcctaacccaaatacatgtgattattcccaacccaatCCGAATTTGTTCAACCCAAATTCAAATCAGGTTGACATAtttcaacctgaacccaattaggggccaacccaacccaaccctaacTTCAGTGGAGAAAGAAATCCTAAAAGCAGACAATGTGAGCTTTTGGGGCATGATCTATGACCTGACAAAGGTGGGCCGTTGACATTGGCTGCTGTGGCTAATTGGGTTGTCCAGGCCACCTTGTCCGTGCTTCTTACcttgatccaatcatcaagtgggcaattgttataaaaaagaaagaacaTTTTAAAGGCACTTGTTAGTGATTGAATGCGCATTGTGTATTTTAATGACAATAGCTGAATCCAGTGTCATGTTTAAACGAAACAAACTATTTATATAATAGAATTTATCATCCATGAAAGATATTAaacgaaaagaagaagaagaaaaaaaaggcttATAAATTGTTTGCTTtcaaacctttaatcattttacttttttctttgCAGGGCTAGGGCGTTTTCTACCTGGTTAGGGCTAGAGTGGACATGGGCCAGGGCTCAGGACTAGAGCGGGGTTAAGAACGACcctagcccattgccacccttattcTGCGACGCCAGACGACACTTGGCTTAGTGGACCATCTCATACAGAGCTATACTGCTGGTGGACAATGTAGGAGGGAGAGAACTACTTGTAGGGCCAAATACGGGTACTCCATGTAAGCCTTGTCTCACAAGCGTTagatccaagttgttcatcaaGCAGGACTAGGGAGTGCAGGTAGGTTGGACAGGCTCAGGTTGGGGGAGTCCCAAACCCAGTCCATTTTATAAACAGTTCATAATTTTTTGGCCAAGAGCCAACCCATTGAAATTCAAGTGGGTCCAGGTCAAAAATATATGatccatttatttatttctgaTCTACCTAGAATCGGGGCATAATTTTTGGATGAAGATCCAACTCATTAAAATTGAGATAAGGTCCTAGTAAAAAATATTTGATTCATTTATTTGAAGGGCCGGGTCTAGTTATAGTAGGACTTAAAGACTCAACCCATTTATTACATGGGTTGGGTTTGTGTGTGGGTCTGGATTGAATTGGATCGGTTTGAAAATAGTAATTGTGTTTTCACATGAA contains:
- the LOC131233124 gene encoding F-box protein AUF1-like, whose translation is MPLCASPSSPPSSPPHIQTGGFDRIPDHIVLIIFNRISDLKSLARCRAVAKRFNSLVPQAETLVLRVDSVISSESKGSFLSHLLRSILHSLHHIVSPKPPSSRPRYRNSPSEILHHFENVRNLEIELPAGDLRLEKGTVLKWKAKFGRSLKCCVILGIREIAEASETDDGGEADEIDFYGERGGLKLRVVWTISALIAASARHYLLNDVIREHEEMEGLVLRDRDGEGVVVMDKEGLREFREVEDKESQVRVGEVKSRTMVPAVRMRMRHVAGIDLPGGVRMRGATLVVVWAEGEREEEMEGFVAGAFGGVFGDLVQALVKRRSYVLEMNSF